Proteins co-encoded in one Juglans regia cultivar Chandler chromosome 16, Walnut 2.0, whole genome shotgun sequence genomic window:
- the LOC108993450 gene encoding uncharacterized protein LOC108993450: MQPGILAKKAQVDLYFSKETKQTCLKSTKGTHGRGSTQKWKPPAWPYVKVNFDAAFERANARMGLGVIIKDLEGSLLAVVTASKDHISSVAQAESAALHKAMDLCTKLGLNQVCFERDAKVVVDAVNSKNEDNSWLGQMIEDLQ, from the coding sequence ATGCAACCTGGTATACTGGCTAAAAAGGCTCAAGTTGATCTATATTTTTCTAAAGAGACCAAACAAACCTGTTTAAAGAGTACAAAAGGGACTCATGGGAGAGGATCAACTCAAAAATGGAAGCCACCTGCATGGCCATATGTCAAAGTGAATTTTGATGCAGCCTTTGAAAGAGCTAATGCTAGGATGGGTTTGGGAGTAATCATCAAAGATTTAGAAGGCAGCTTGCTAGCTGTGGTGACAGCCTCTAAAGACCACATCTCTTCAGTTGCCCAAGCTGAAAGTGCTGCACTTCATAAAGCTATGGACCTTTGCACTAAGCTTGGTTTAAACCAAGTTTGTTTTGAAAGGGATGCCAAGGTGGTTGTGGATGCAGTGAACTCCAAAAATGAAGATAACTCGTGGCTTGGACAAATGATAGAGGATTTGCAGTAG